A DNA window from uncultured Methanoregula sp. contains the following coding sequences:
- a CDS encoding mRNA surveillance protein pelota — protein sequence MKAEICELRGNEGEIRLFPESPDDLWHLQHIIREGDLVFATTFRSVETAADKARPEKAEKRPVRLGVRVERLEFSEHGVRLRLTGIIEHGVDCGAYHTINVETGYEISVIKHWRPLDLERIERAVKASVYGVIHILTIEEGEAELFRLRQYGPESVITITSGSGKGAETESRAGFFEQVLAHITGISGPLIIAGPGFIKDDFVKYARGRAAPVMENVVVVETRRIGRGAVQEVIGNGALDKLIDDLQLSREVRLMDEVLLRISKDGAVAYGLKEVQEAIGYGAAEQILVVDANLRDPMMAQLIEKAESMRASVVVLSSTFEPGERLVALGGIAALLRYKISPL from the coding sequence ATGAAGGCTGAGATCTGCGAGCTGAGGGGAAATGAGGGCGAGATCCGGCTGTTCCCGGAAAGTCCCGATGATCTCTGGCATCTCCAGCACATCATCCGCGAAGGCGATCTGGTTTTTGCCACAACGTTCCGGAGCGTTGAGACCGCTGCAGACAAAGCCCGGCCGGAAAAAGCAGAAAAACGCCCGGTTCGTCTCGGTGTCCGGGTAGAACGGCTGGAGTTCTCGGAACATGGTGTGCGGCTCCGGCTCACCGGCATCATCGAACATGGCGTGGATTGCGGGGCGTATCATACCATCAATGTTGAGACCGGGTACGAGATCTCGGTCATCAAGCACTGGCGGCCCCTCGATCTCGAACGGATCGAACGTGCAGTAAAAGCTTCCGTATATGGGGTAATCCACATCCTCACTATCGAAGAGGGGGAGGCAGAACTCTTCCGCCTGAGGCAGTACGGCCCCGAATCGGTAATAACCATCACAAGCGGCAGCGGCAAAGGCGCCGAGACGGAATCGCGGGCCGGCTTTTTTGAGCAGGTTCTCGCACACATAACCGGAATATCCGGCCCCCTCATCATTGCCGGCCCGGGGTTTATCAAGGACGATTTTGTAAAGTATGCCAGAGGCAGGGCAGCTCCGGTCATGGAGAACGTGGTAGTTGTCGAGACAAGACGGATCGGGCGGGGGGCAGTCCAGGAAGTGATCGGCAACGGGGCGCTCGACAAACTCATCGATGATCTCCAGCTCTCCCGCGAAGTCCGGCTCATGGACGAAGTCCTTCTCAGGATCTCAAAGGACGGGGCGGTTGCCTACGGTCTGAAGGAAGTACAGGAAGCGATTGGATATGGCGCAGCAGAACAGATCCTGGTGGTAGACGCCAATCTCAGGGATCCTATGATGGCGCAGCTCATCGAAAAGGCGGAGTCCATGCGGGCATCGGTCGTTGTCTTATCATCTACGTTCGAGCCCGGGGAGCGGCTGGTTGCCCTTGGCGGGATTGCGGCGCTGTTGAGATATAAAATTTCTCCATTATAG
- a CDS encoding TIGR04013 family B12-binding domain/radical SAM domain-containing protein has translation MQVNWRDITAARNSYAVLYAACGTAGYNLTPVEKPESDVTCYSLNSINARQYLDEINRADCITIAGGPHATACYREVARYADYVIVGEGEYTLPRLLGEIVAGRDGCIPGVATGEFYGPADTCVRLDSWPAFGEMKGYVELSRGCPFACGYCQTPQIFGHCMRHRSIDESARYANRYGQARFVSPNAFAYGSDGIHPRWEKIERLLSKIRSEIYFGTFPSEVRPEFICAESLDLINRYCTNTKLHFGAQSGSDAVLARLHRGHTNADVIRAVELCRDYSIIPIVDFIVGFPFETDEDQRKTAALIREVARHGKVHVHLFLPLPGTPLAGSTARSLLPETEKLCGKLALGGRLTGSWNDPAIRFLRHPSNDIP, from the coding sequence ATGCAGGTGAACTGGCGGGATATTACTGCAGCAAGGAACTCGTATGCGGTGTTGTATGCTGCCTGCGGAACGGCAGGATATAATCTCACCCCGGTTGAGAAACCTGAATCCGACGTGACCTGCTATAGCCTCAACTCGATCAATGCCCGCCAGTATCTTGATGAAATAAACCGGGCAGACTGCATAACAATTGCCGGTGGTCCCCATGCCACGGCCTGTTATCGGGAAGTTGCCCGGTATGCTGATTATGTAATTGTCGGAGAAGGGGAGTATACGCTCCCCCGTCTCCTTGGTGAGATTGTAGCTGGCAGGGACGGGTGCATCCCCGGGGTTGCGACCGGAGAATTTTACGGGCCGGCAGATACATGTGTCCGCCTTGATTCCTGGCCTGCCTTTGGCGAGATGAAAGGGTACGTGGAACTGAGCCGGGGCTGCCCGTTTGCCTGCGGTTACTGCCAGACCCCGCAGATCTTCGGGCACTGCATGCGGCACCGTTCGATCGACGAATCAGCCCGGTATGCGAACCGGTACGGCCAGGCCCGGTTCGTATCCCCGAATGCTTTTGCCTATGGATCGGATGGGATCCATCCCCGGTGGGAGAAGATCGAGCGGCTGCTTTCGAAGATCAGAAGCGAGATCTATTTTGGCACGTTTCCTTCGGAAGTGCGCCCGGAATTTATCTGCGCCGAATCGCTCGATCTGATCAACCGGTACTGTACGAACACGAAACTCCATTTCGGGGCCCAGTCGGGGAGCGATGCAGTGCTTGCCCGTCTCCACCGGGGCCATACGAACGCCGATGTGATCCGTGCTGTTGAGCTCTGCAGGGATTATTCCATAATTCCGATCGTGGACTTCATTGTCGGGTTTCCGTTCGAGACGGACGAGGATCAGCGAAAGACTGCTGCTCTCATACGGGAGGTAGCCCGGCACGGAAAAGTCCATGTCCATCTCTTCCTGCCCCTGCCCGGCACCCCGCTTGCCGGAAGTACCGCGCGGTCACTCCTTCCGGAAACGGAAAAACTCTGCGGAAAGCTCGCTTTAGGCGGCAGGCTGACCGGTTCCTGGAACGATCCTGCAATAAGGTTTTTACGACATCCTTCAAATGATATACCATGA
- the rqcH gene encoding ribosome rescue protein RqcH, translating to MASEQGMSGIDVRAMTAELCSRLPLWIDKVYQFDTRTLAIRLNGENKKKYSLIIEAGRRAHLVKDLPEPPKNPPQFAMLLRKYISGGKVLSIRQHGLERILIIEIGKGTTTYNLILELFDEGNVILADAGFVIVKPLWHHRFKDREIVPKAIYALGSTDPTASPDNLAAFLKKDDRDLVRALAIGCMFGGAYAEYICQESGQDKAIPAATADPDRVFSAIQALFNRVLTSPSPVITGKHCEPVNLHNEPDAKQYPTFSEALEVFYPLTKKEKKASSRPVIPKEDRIRSHQEAALKKFDRTIKNTEEIVNAIYENYQPISQLITTLDTASKKHSWQEIEKKLRQAGSVEAKKIISFFPEDAAVEVDIGRKVKIFVHESVEQNAGRYYDIIKKFKKKKEGALAAMARTVVSAKKQQRREFVPLKKLWYHRFRWFVTSDGVVVLGGRDAGQNEELVKKYMAGGDLFVHADVHGASVVIVKGKTERMDEVAQFAASYSGAWRSGHFSADVYSALPSQVSKTPESGEFVSRGSFIVRGERTYYRNVPLAVGIGIMIEPNTAIIGGPPAVISLKTRTFVELRPGQFEPNDVAKKVLRVLKEKFSDDEIKSLKSILNTEQVAAFVPPGGSDISGHHEG from the coding sequence ATGGCATCCGAGCAGGGAATGAGCGGGATCGACGTCAGGGCGATGACAGCCGAGCTGTGCAGCAGGCTGCCGCTCTGGATCGACAAAGTGTACCAGTTCGATACGCGTACGCTTGCAATCCGGCTCAATGGCGAGAACAAGAAAAAGTACTCGCTGATTATTGAAGCCGGAAGAAGGGCGCACCTGGTAAAAGACCTGCCGGAACCCCCGAAAAACCCCCCGCAGTTTGCCATGCTGCTCCGGAAATATATCTCCGGGGGAAAAGTCCTTTCCATCCGGCAGCACGGTCTCGAACGCATCCTCATCATCGAGATCGGAAAAGGAACCACCACGTACAACCTTATCCTTGAACTCTTCGATGAAGGAAACGTTATCTTGGCCGACGCGGGTTTCGTGATTGTAAAACCGCTCTGGCATCACCGGTTCAAGGACCGGGAGATCGTCCCAAAAGCCATCTATGCACTGGGGAGCACGGATCCGACCGCGTCTCCTGATAATCTGGCGGCATTTCTGAAAAAGGATGACAGGGATCTTGTCAGGGCCCTTGCAATCGGATGTATGTTCGGGGGAGCATATGCAGAATATATCTGCCAGGAATCTGGCCAGGATAAAGCAATTCCGGCCGCGACAGCGGATCCGGACCGGGTCTTTTCCGCGATCCAGGCACTCTTCAACCGGGTCCTTACCTCGCCCTCTCCGGTCATCACCGGCAAACACTGCGAGCCGGTCAACCTCCATAATGAGCCGGATGCAAAACAATATCCAACATTCTCCGAAGCGCTCGAAGTATTTTATCCGCTCACCAAGAAAGAGAAGAAAGCTTCCTCCCGCCCCGTGATTCCAAAGGAAGACCGGATTCGCAGCCACCAGGAGGCAGCGCTCAAGAAGTTCGATCGGACCATCAAAAATACCGAGGAGATCGTCAATGCCATTTACGAGAACTACCAGCCGATAAGCCAGCTGATTACAACACTCGATACAGCGAGTAAAAAACACTCGTGGCAGGAGATTGAGAAGAAACTCCGGCAGGCCGGATCGGTTGAGGCAAAGAAGATCATCTCCTTCTTTCCCGAAGATGCAGCAGTGGAAGTGGATATCGGAAGAAAGGTGAAGATCTTTGTCCACGAAAGCGTGGAGCAGAACGCGGGCCGGTATTACGATATCATCAAGAAATTCAAGAAGAAGAAAGAGGGCGCCCTTGCTGCCATGGCAAGAACCGTGGTCAGCGCAAAAAAGCAACAGCGCCGGGAATTTGTTCCTCTCAAAAAACTCTGGTACCACCGTTTCCGCTGGTTTGTCACAAGCGACGGGGTAGTCGTACTTGGGGGCAGGGATGCCGGGCAGAACGAGGAACTGGTAAAGAAATACATGGCCGGCGGGGACCTGTTCGTGCATGCTGATGTGCACGGGGCCAGCGTTGTGATCGTGAAAGGCAAGACCGAACGCATGGATGAAGTTGCCCAGTTCGCAGCATCCTATTCGGGAGCCTGGCGGAGCGGGCATTTCTCTGCCGATGTATACAGTGCCCTGCCTTCGCAGGTGAGCAAAACCCCCGAATCCGGGGAATTTGTCTCCCGGGGCTCCTTCATTGTCCGGGGGGAGCGGACGTATTACCGGAATGTTCCGCTTGCGGTCGGGATCGGTATCATGATAGAACCGAACACTGCAATTATTGGCGGGCCCCCCGCGGTCATCAGCCTGAAAACCCGGACTTTTGTCGAACTCAGGCCCGGGCAGTTCGAGCCAAACGATGTGGCAAAGAAAGTCCTCCGGGTACTCAAGGAAAAATTCTCCGACGATGAGATCAAATCATTAAAAAGCATCCTCAACACCGAACAGGTGGCGGCGTTTGTTCCTCCCGGGGGTTCGGACATTTCAGGGCATCATGAAGGCTGA
- the cyaB gene encoding class IV adenylate cyclase has product MLEVELKVRVPSLDPIRGRLISLNAAPSGKLHEHDIYYNAPHRDFGKTDEAVRVRYTDDHAVVTYKGPKLRKFGLKAREELNFAVESGPAFETMLDRLGFTKTAEVNKWRENFKLGTASISLDSVDELGTFAEIEVIVEDENTDPTIQIEKIAREIGAVGEPILASYLELLQKKRDLGCSDR; this is encoded by the coding sequence ATGCTGGAAGTTGAACTAAAAGTCAGGGTCCCTTCGCTCGATCCAATTCGCGGACGGCTGATCTCACTCAATGCAGCACCATCAGGAAAACTGCATGAGCATGATATCTATTACAACGCCCCCCACCGGGATTTCGGAAAGACTGACGAGGCAGTCCGGGTCCGGTATACGGATGATCATGCAGTTGTCACCTACAAAGGGCCGAAACTCAGGAAGTTCGGGCTCAAGGCACGGGAAGAACTCAACTTTGCTGTCGAGTCCGGCCCCGCATTCGAGACCATGCTCGACCGGCTCGGGTTCACCAAGACCGCCGAAGTGAACAAGTGGCGGGAGAATTTCAAACTCGGCACGGCTTCCATCTCGCTTGATTCTGTCGACGAACTCGGCACGTTTGCCGAGATCGAAGTCATTGTTGAAGATGAGAACACCGATCCGACCATTCAGATCGAGAAGATTGCACGGGAGATTGGAGCAGTCGGTGAACCAATACTCGCATCGTACCTGGAACTGCTCCAAAAAAAAAGGGATCTCGGTTGCAGCGATAGATAG
- a CDS encoding PAS domain S-box protein, with protein MEDHAGVGREKPAKKTGADSYFQTIFDNVQTGLVIIDPESHRIVDANSAAIRMIGAEKKKIIGEICHTFICPAENGMCPITDLHKTIDHAECILLQAGGSKLPIIKSAGLITLDGRQYILENFFDISERVHSEALPFEAKQILRAVFDQTFQFIGLMTPDGTLIDANRSALKFSGISESDVIGKPFWETPWWTHSVQLQQELQEGIRSAALGKFVRFEASHKAADGSLHYIDFSLKPVCDDNGKVRYLIPEGRDITDRKKIEDELQQKNTDISAAYEQLAAKEEELRRNYDELVNNEKELVDRENKIRAMFEQTFQFIDLLTTDGILVNTNRPLSTFGAVSIPDLAKIPYPDTKLWSYSRNLSRKMKYAVLSAARGEFTRFEILDTSEDGSPRYTDFSIKPVKDRNGKAQYLIAECRDITDLKTTSQALVESENLYRAIFGNTGTAMALLEEDTTISLVNAEFEHLCGFSKNEIEGHMSWTRFIDAEDLKRMQEEFATRKTGDSPATPTQSEFRFITKTGEVRDIFLTMDNIPGTKKSVSSLMDITERNQMTQKLSAALKEKEVLLREIHHRVKNNLQIIISLLNLQSHSFSDEKVLGAIMESQNRVRAMALVHEKVYQSENLSEIDITEYIRYLGTYLFQFYNVNMNTIHLKIEGEHIRMGINTAVPLGLVINELISNSLKHAFPGGRSGEILVRLEATDSDTEILVCDNGIGFAKDYDWEKSETLGLMLVQSLIRQILASVEMDGAAGTQYRIKIPLKKMEPGHL; from the coding sequence GTGGAAGACCATGCCGGAGTCGGAAGAGAAAAACCTGCCAAAAAAACAGGGGCTGATTCATATTTCCAGACAATATTTGATAATGTCCAGACCGGCCTTGTGATTATTGATCCCGAGTCCCACAGGATTGTCGATGCCAACAGTGCTGCGATTCGGATGATCGGTGCAGAAAAAAAGAAGATAATCGGGGAGATCTGCCACACATTCATCTGCCCGGCAGAAAACGGTATGTGTCCGATTACCGATCTTCACAAGACCATTGATCACGCGGAATGTATCCTTCTGCAAGCCGGCGGAAGCAAACTCCCAATCATCAAATCTGCCGGACTCATCACCCTGGACGGCAGGCAATATATTCTTGAGAATTTTTTTGATATTTCGGAGCGGGTGCATTCCGAGGCATTACCATTCGAGGCAAAACAGATACTCCGGGCGGTCTTTGACCAGACATTCCAGTTCATCGGGCTCATGACACCGGATGGAACCCTCATCGATGCCAACCGCTCTGCCCTGAAGTTCAGCGGCATCAGTGAGTCGGACGTGATTGGAAAACCATTCTGGGAAACCCCCTGGTGGACGCATTCTGTACAACTCCAGCAGGAATTACAAGAGGGAATCCGGTCCGCCGCTCTCGGGAAATTCGTTCGGTTTGAAGCATCCCACAAGGCAGCCGATGGATCCCTCCATTACATAGATTTCTCGCTAAAACCGGTATGTGATGATAACGGGAAAGTCCGGTATCTCATCCCTGAAGGCAGGGATATCACGGACCGGAAGAAGATAGAAGACGAGCTCCAGCAAAAGAACACCGACATCTCTGCTGCTTATGAACAGCTGGCAGCAAAGGAAGAAGAACTCCGGCGGAACTATGATGAACTGGTGAACAATGAGAAAGAGCTCGTTGATCGCGAGAATAAAATTCGGGCAATGTTTGAACAGACCTTCCAGTTCATCGATCTCTTGACTACCGACGGAATCCTCGTCAACACAAACCGTCCGCTCTCCACCTTCGGCGCTGTATCCATACCGGATCTCGCTAAGATTCCGTACCCGGATACAAAACTCTGGTCCTATTCCCGCAATCTTTCCCGGAAGATGAAATATGCGGTCCTGTCAGCTGCCCGGGGGGAGTTCACCCGGTTCGAGATCCTGGATACTTCTGAAGATGGATCTCCCAGATACACGGATTTTTCCATAAAACCGGTAAAAGATCGCAATGGCAAAGCACAGTACCTCATTGCCGAATGCCGGGATATCACCGATCTCAAAACAACTTCGCAGGCACTTGTGGAGTCCGAGAATCTCTACCGGGCAATTTTCGGAAACACCGGTACTGCCATGGCACTTCTCGAAGAGGATACGACCATCAGCCTCGTGAACGCGGAGTTCGAACACTTATGCGGGTTTTCCAAAAACGAGATCGAAGGTCACATGAGCTGGACCCGGTTTATTGATGCGGAAGATCTCAAACGGATGCAGGAAGAGTTCGCCACAAGAAAGACCGGGGATTCTCCGGCAACCCCCACCCAGAGCGAATTCCGGTTCATAACAAAGACCGGTGAAGTGCGGGATATCTTCCTGACCATGGACAATATTCCCGGGACGAAGAAGAGTGTATCCTCCCTCATGGACATCACCGAGCGGAACCAGATGACCCAGAAACTGTCCGCTGCTCTCAAAGAAAAGGAAGTCCTTCTCCGGGAGATCCATCACCGGGTGAAGAACAATCTCCAGATCATCATCAGCCTCTTAAATCTCCAGTCCCATTCTTTTTCTGATGAGAAGGTTCTCGGCGCGATCATGGAAAGCCAGAACCGGGTCCGGGCAATGGCCCTTGTCCACGAGAAGGTATACCAGTCCGAGAATCTCTCCGAGATCGATATCACGGAGTATATCCGCTACCTGGGAACGTACCTGTTCCAGTTTTATAATGTGAATATGAATACCATCCACCTGAAAATCGAAGGCGAACATATCCGGATGGGCATCAACACTGCAGTTCCCCTCGGCCTCGTCATCAACGAGCTGATATCGAACAGTCTCAAGCACGCATTTCCCGGGGGACGTTCCGGGGAGATCCTGGTCCGGCTGGAGGCCACGGATTCGGATACTGAGATTCTTGTCTGCGATAATGGCATTGGTTTTGCGAAAGACTATGACTGGGAAAAGAGCGAGACGCTCGGCCTCATGCTGGTCCAGAGCCTAATCCGGCAGATACTGGCTTCTGTGGAGATGGATGGAGCAGCAGGAACACAGTACCGGATAAAAATTCCCTTAAAAAAGATGGAGCCCGGTCACCTCTGA
- a CDS encoding DUF126 domain-containing protein: MLIKGRGISRGTGAGQLLVSPAPISFLSGVDPATGIIVEKGHPKQGACIAGKVLVFPYGKGSTVGSYVLYALSRNGHAPAAIVNTEAEAIIATGAIIGNIPMIDRIDCPLDKLKDGMSVRVDGDRGEMECPGSQSLA, from the coding sequence TTGCTAATCAAAGGCAGAGGTATTTCAAGGGGAACGGGTGCCGGGCAGCTTCTCGTGAGTCCGGCTCCCATCTCATTCCTGTCGGGGGTAGACCCGGCAACGGGTATTATCGTTGAGAAGGGGCACCCGAAACAGGGCGCCTGTATTGCGGGCAAAGTCCTCGTCTTTCCCTATGGGAAGGGCTCAACGGTCGGGTCCTATGTACTATATGCCCTGAGCAGGAACGGGCACGCGCCCGCAGCCATTGTCAACACCGAGGCAGAAGCAATCATCGCTACCGGTGCCATCATCGGCAATATCCCCATGATCGACCGGATCGACTGCCCGCTTGACAAGCTCAAAGACGGCATGTCCGTCCGGGTTGACGGCGACCGGGGCGAGATGGAATGCCCGGGCTCTCAGTCCCTTGCCTGA
- a CDS encoding FKBP-type peptidyl-prolyl cis-trans isomerase has protein sequence MVIKEGDFIRLNYTGKVGDNVFDTTNEEEAKNAGIHSKNAIYGPVTICVGQKHVIIGLDEELVGKKAGAEGTVTVEPAKAFGERDPKKLQSFPKNKFSEKPVRGMPVKMEELGEGTVVDVIGSRVLVDFNAPLAGQTLTYSYKIEEKVTEPLEQFKGLVRLYAGREMEIAMTGSTVTVTLPPGINYDRRWLLWRGRIIHEGFEFITGISEITLVETFKKPEKKEE, from the coding sequence ATGGTAATTAAAGAAGGAGATTTTATCCGTCTGAATTATACCGGCAAAGTCGGTGATAATGTCTTTGATACAACGAACGAGGAAGAGGCAAAGAATGCCGGAATCCACAGCAAGAATGCGATCTACGGTCCTGTCACTATCTGCGTTGGCCAGAAGCACGTGATCATCGGGCTCGATGAGGAACTTGTCGGCAAAAAAGCCGGTGCAGAAGGAACGGTCACTGTTGAGCCGGCCAAGGCATTCGGGGAACGCGACCCCAAGAAACTCCAGTCATTCCCGAAGAACAAGTTCTCCGAGAAGCCGGTCCGCGGCATGCCTGTCAAGATGGAAGAGCTTGGCGAAGGGACGGTAGTCGATGTCATCGGCTCCCGTGTCCTTGTTGACTTCAATGCCCCGCTTGCAGGCCAGACACTTACCTACTCGTACAAAATCGAGGAAAAAGTAACTGAACCCCTTGAGCAGTTCAAGGGTCTCGTCCGTCTCTATGCCGGAAGGGAGATGGAGATTGCAATGACCGGGAGCACGGTAACAGTAACCCTCCCGCCAGGGATCAACTACGATCGCCGGTGGCTCCTCTGGCGCGGCCGGATCATCCACGAGGGTTTCGAGTTCATCACCGGCATCTCCGAGATCACTCTTGTCGAGACTTTCAAGAAGCCCGAGAAGAAAGAAGAATAA
- a CDS encoding metallophosphoesterase produces MKDVLLIADLHGQFGKIDSFLELSPEAVFIAGDITNMGPVDAVDDVLARIDVPCFAVPGNCDPREIIETLEHSDTVCMHGSSMNLGKMTIVGVGGSNPTPFGTPFELTDKQIDDVLNSAMKKMEKTVHNVLLCHAPPYETLDKPAGEHVGSHSIRKHMKAFDIVCCAHIHEARGIMEVDGVKIVNPGPAMDGHCAMIHFGNDARDIKIELLTV; encoded by the coding sequence ATGAAAGATGTGCTACTCATAGCAGATCTCCATGGTCAATTCGGTAAAATTGATTCATTTCTGGAGCTTTCTCCGGAAGCGGTATTTATTGCAGGCGATATCACCAATATGGGTCCCGTTGACGCGGTCGATGACGTGCTCGCACGGATCGACGTGCCCTGTTTTGCTGTGCCCGGCAACTGTGACCCGCGTGAGATCATCGAGACGCTCGAACACTCCGACACCGTGTGCATGCACGGTTCGTCGATGAACCTGGGAAAGATGACCATAGTTGGCGTTGGCGGTTCAAACCCGACGCCCTTTGGCACCCCGTTCGAGCTGACCGACAAGCAGATAGATGACGTGTTGAACAGCGCTATGAAAAAGATGGAAAAGACGGTTCACAACGTCCTCCTCTGCCATGCCCCCCCGTATGAAACCCTCGACAAACCTGCCGGGGAGCACGTGGGAAGCCACAGCATCAGGAAGCACATGAAGGCTTTCGATATTGTCTGCTGTGCCCACATTCACGAGGCCCGGGGCATCATGGAAGTTGACGGTGTCAAGATCGTCAACCCCGGCCCGGCAATGGACGGCCACTGCGCCATGATCCATTTCGGAAACGATGCCCGGGACATCAAGATTGAACTGCTGACGGTATAG
- a CDS encoding proteasome-activating nucleotidase: MEETAVNNTPSSSELKYQIQINELEASLLEMKVKVDDLTKENGQLKRENNQLKRMPLFVAVVVDILENGEIYLRQQGNNQEYLTHAPEDLRPILKPGAKVAVNNALSIVKVIGNIYDSRVRVMELVDKPQETYADIGGLTDVIREVREAVEYPLTKPEIFRRIGVEPPKGILLYGAPGTGKTLIAKAVAHEANATFIRMSGSELVHKFIGEGAGLVRELFQLAREHKKAIIFIDEIDAVGSMRTNDGTSGSAEVQRTLMQLLAEMDGFDNRGNVRIMAATNRADMLDPALLRPGRFDRLIEIAVPDKDARLQILKIHSRHMHLAEVNLEDIAGRTEKATGAELEAVCREAGMMAVRREAENVGMVDFIAAVQKVRNETTADNRMYTDRPMPCPSRLKGRCG, translated from the coding sequence ATGGAAGAGACTGCCGTCAATAATACTCCGTCTTCATCCGAGCTCAAATACCAGATCCAGATAAACGAGCTTGAGGCTTCCCTCCTTGAGATGAAGGTGAAGGTTGACGATCTCACAAAAGAGAACGGCCAGCTCAAGCGGGAGAATAACCAGCTCAAGCGCATGCCGCTCTTTGTTGCCGTTGTCGTCGACATTCTTGAAAATGGGGAGATCTACCTGCGGCAGCAGGGGAACAACCAGGAATACCTGACCCATGCCCCGGAAGATCTCAGGCCGATATTAAAACCCGGCGCTAAAGTAGCCGTAAATAACGCCCTGTCCATTGTCAAAGTGATCGGGAATATCTACGACTCGCGCGTCCGCGTCATGGAACTGGTGGACAAGCCGCAGGAAACCTATGCTGATATCGGCGGTCTTACGGATGTTATCCGGGAAGTGCGCGAAGCAGTCGAGTACCCGCTGACAAAACCGGAGATCTTCCGGCGGATCGGCGTGGAGCCGCCGAAAGGCATCCTGCTCTATGGGGCACCGGGTACCGGCAAGACCCTTATTGCAAAAGCGGTTGCCCATGAGGCAAACGCCACATTCATCCGCATGTCCGGAAGCGAACTCGTACACAAGTTCATTGGCGAAGGTGCAGGACTTGTCCGCGAGCTCTTCCAGCTTGCCCGCGAGCACAAGAAAGCGATCATCTTTATCGATGAGATCGATGCCGTGGGCAGCATGCGTACCAATGACGGGACCAGCGGCAGCGCGGAGGTCCAGCGGACTCTCATGCAGCTCCTAGCGGAGATGGACGGGTTCGACAACCGGGGCAATGTGCGGATCATGGCAGCCACCAACCGGGCCGACATGCTCGATCCGGCCCTTCTCCGGCCCGGGCGCTTTGACCGGCTCATCGAGATTGCAGTTCCCGACAAGGATGCCCGGCTCCAGATCCTGAAGATCCACTCAAGGCACATGCATCTTGCGGAAGTCAATCTTGAGGATATCGCCGGGCGGACCGAGAAGGCAACGGGAGCCGAACTCGAAGCGGTCTGCCGGGAAGCGGGCATGATGGCGGTCCGGCGTGAAGCGGAGAATGTCGGGATGGTCGACTTCATCGCTGCAGTCCAGAAAGTCAGGAACGAGACGACCGCTGATAACCGCATGTATACTGATCGCCCGATGCCCTGCCCATCCCGGTTGAAGGGGAGATGTGGATGA
- a CDS encoding DUF5804 family protein produces the protein MNILLIQKEGTDLHHTLFSSETSRLVLRFYHPKKKSCGVYITCSTLSSALSLVAELRWYIRRYVREPLFEWESGIFFTHELAQDVYYERTVVLGPDWKFRKLYGFKDGKLLNSVPMSTGSTPDEYHQEYAGITQTIEIWCREDEVEEGELIGQPEDSGLT, from the coding sequence ATGAATATTCTCCTGATCCAGAAGGAAGGCACCGATCTCCACCATACCCTTTTCTCTTCTGAAACGAGCCGCCTGGTACTCCGGTTTTATCATCCTAAAAAAAAGTCCTGCGGGGTGTACATCACCTGCTCCACGCTCAGCAGCGCGCTGTCACTCGTAGCTGAACTCCGGTGGTATATCAGACGATATGTCCGCGAGCCGCTTTTCGAATGGGAGAGCGGGATCTTTTTCACGCATGAACTTGCACAGGATGTCTACTATGAGCGGACGGTTGTGCTCGGGCCGGACTGGAAATTCCGCAAACTCTATGGTTTCAAGGACGGAAAACTGCTGAACTCTGTGCCGATGAGCACGGGTTCCACACCGGACGAGTATCACCAGGAATATGCCGGCATAACGCAGACGATCGAGATCTGGTGCAGGGAAGACGAAGTGGAGGAAGGCGAACTGATCGGGCAGCCTGAAGACTCAGGACTGACATAA